A window of Thermosynechococcus sp. NK55a contains these coding sequences:
- a CDS encoding YkgJ family cysteine cluster protein: protein MKKWQCMQGCGACCYLDLSDRPEVPTILNDAEFALYQSLIGADGWCIHFEPLSRRCRIYENRPRFCRVTPEVFEDLYGILPAELDEFAVQCCCEHICDRYGERSFELLRYEYLVGRSVDSPQADPPPCH from the coding sequence ATGAAAAAGTGGCAGTGTATGCAAGGGTGTGGGGCCTGCTGTTACCTTGACTTGAGCGATCGCCCAGAGGTGCCCACTATTCTCAATGACGCGGAATTTGCCCTCTACCAATCCCTCATTGGTGCCGATGGCTGGTGTATTCACTTTGAACCCCTGAGCCGCCGCTGTCGTATCTATGAGAATCGCCCCCGCTTTTGCCGCGTCACCCCAGAGGTTTTTGAGGACTTGTACGGCATCCTACCGGCGGAACTGGATGAGTTTGCGGTTCAGTGTTGCTGTGAACACATTTGCGATCGCTACGGTGAACGGAGTTTTGAACTGCTGCGCTATGAATATCTAGTCGGGCGTAGCGTAGATTCTCCCCAAGCAGATCCCCCACCTTGTCACTGA